The Cololabis saira isolate AMF1-May2022 chromosome 5, fColSai1.1, whole genome shotgun sequence genome segment ttaatgctataattttaaaatgtatatttattagaattgtaaaatattttttttacttttaaaatttCAGTCAACAAAATTGCAACAAAATAATCAGTTAAGTCGGTAAAATGAGTGGAAAAAAACCTACACGTGAAGTTCTGTATTGCACAAAtgatccactagagggcagcatATCTGTGCTTGACTTTTAACAGTTTTTAGTTAATAAGTTTAAGTTTTcattaagttattacattttcagtgaTAACAATGACCATTTTTTCCCTGTTGTTATTGCAACAATATAATCCCCCTTTTAGGATTAGTATCGGTTAACAAGtattaaattcaatttaaacTCATTAAGTGCTGAATACAAAAAGGAGGAGGATTTAATAGTTGTGTACTTTATGAGACACGCCTGCATCTGCTAGCATGTGTTTGGGTTGAATTCAGCTCAGTTCTAAAGGTTATTCTTAACTAAgctgagaaaactcaaaagtgTCAGTTCTGTACCTGCGAGTCCTTCAGTCCGAGCTTACTGGCCAGTTTCTTCCTATCGGGTTTACTGATGTACTTCTGCTTCTGGAAGGTTTTCTCCAAGGCCTTGCGTTGGAGGTCTGAGAAGACGGCCCGCCGCAGCATTCCCCTCCGGGGCTTCCCCCGGGGGGCCAGCGGCCACGAGAATGTTCCCGGGACAGGAACAACCGAGGAGCTGGAGGCTGGAGGAACCAAGGATatgacagaaaaataaataaactacacATTTTCCTGGTGAATGTGATGTGCAACACCTCTGCCACTCTATTGACCTCAAATCTGTGTCCAATGATGCAGAAATCCCTCCACGTTACTGTGTTTTTGTGTAAGCTACAAATGTCACACACGAGAAGCCCGGATGCTGATTTAGCATGAGGTCTTGTGAACATTGTTACACAATTATACTCCACATTTGTCAGCACCGTGAGTCCCTTCTTGTCTCCGTAATGAGCACACAGGCTCCCCAACGTTCCCCATAATATCCCCGTTCTGCCTGAAATCTGACGCTGAAGAGCCCAATTTGTCCACTGATGGAAACAAGCGTATGCTAATGAGACGGGCCTCCAAAGCAGGGCTCACACTGCCTCTAATGAAGCATGAAGGGGGGCTGTATAGGCTGCAAATGCATAGAGAAAGGTGATTGTGTTGTAATGAATTGAGTGGAAAAAGCCGTCGACAGGCAGTTTATTACAGGCCCATTAGAGGCAGGTCAGAGCTGATGGAGAGCTTTCACTTCAGTCTAcggcctcctccacctccagatGATTACAGATGTTCAGTCCAAATATGTGGAATTAAATGTTATATTATTCATCATTTGggcattttttattatttattttggacTGTCATACAAAACGGTTTTTTGAAGTCTGATCTTCTTGTATCCTGAAGAACTTTAAAAActaagttctgtttttttttacatcaaaattgaTCAAAAAAACCCAGCTGGTGTTTGTTTGAAATGTTGAACTATGTtgccaaaaaaaattaaatatcagGGATATAATGGCGAAAAAAGTTCCAAGAACATGCAAaagaattaaaatataaatataaaatataaatgtgataaactgataaaataaaaaatgtaggcTTGTTGCAGGGAACAATGTAAGTGCAGGGCTGAATACATCTTAAGAATGCAAACAATAAAAGAGCCAACTTGGTCTTTAGAGGGTTAATAACCTTGTGTACTAATTACTTAACTCCTCTCAGCCTGAGATCTGTAGATGCTGCaatctctttttaaaaacagctaAAAATGCTTCTTTTAAACTTGCGTTTGCTtcgtttgtatttgtttttatactTTACGATTTTTCCTTTGTCttattgtgaagcactttgtgattttcATCTAgaaagacgctatataaataaaattgtactTATACTATACAAGAATGTACTTATGTGTATTCTTGCTTCTGTGATGTCATTGGgactttttaattttatatatatcaCTGAATTTGCGTGGTTTGGATCAGAAATGCTTGTGGGGACTGAAACCCAGTCCGTATGAGGCAGAATGTTATTTTGGAAGTTCTTCTTTTGGCTTTGGCTCCAATTGGTCACGGTACTGAGTGCTTTGTGGGCAGGCGGAGGGGGTTTGGTGGGAAAACGACGGCGCGTGAAGAGGCACGGAGTTCCTGAGCTGGGAAGATTCCCGCCTTACATTTAGACCATGACAAACGGCACTAATATATTTAAAGCGTAACAAACTGGACTAATTTGTGGATTAGGACAACTGGTGCTAATGTCAGCAGTCAGCGCGCCGACTAAATAGGCCTTCAAATTGGCGAAGCTGATTGTAAGCTGCTCCAGGGATTCCCATAGTAAACATAAGAAAGTTTACTTGAGCTCTGAGGTCACAGAGGAGTTGCAGTTTAGATGAAGGCAGAGCATGTACTAGATGAAAGGACTTTAAGATCAAATGTGTAGGGTGAGAAACACCCGTGAGTGAACTCTGGTTCAAGCCTGGATTTAAAGGTTCAGATCAACGACGGAACTCCTGCCTGGAGTTTTCATTCCACAAAGAGTTTTGGAGTTCAGCATGAGGAATTCTGACATAAAGAACTTGCACAAATCACACGTTCAGAACTAAGAATTGAGCTGAGTATCATCTAAATGACTCTCAACttacaactaaaaaaaaaaaaaacagaaaagaaagttttatttaaaaaaaagttctacTGCTGTAAAAAATATTATCTAATTAGTCTGAGAAGTTTAGAAAAATAACACCCTTTtcagtaaaaagtaaaatactactattattttctgaaaaataatgaatttcTTGTTTTAGGTGATTGGTCTAGTTTGTTTACTTGTTTGAATGGTTTGTCACAGAAGTTGATACATTTCACCTTTAACCAAACATGAAAAAAGTTATTTCAAATGAATGAAGCTGCTTCTCTGCAAATCAAGAATCAATTCTACTGTTATTTTAGCATACACATCTATTTTaacattattcatttattagcCGTATTATTGTTACTGTTCACTAATTTGcctattttttatttcagttttaataaTTTTGCTCATCAGCTTAACAACTCTTTCATATCAGCTTTGAAGATAATTTAAGGACTAATAACTAAATATCTGAAATTTCTGATCAATTGATtgtctttgtgtgttttgtgtaaaAGTCCAAAAATGCTCAATATCCACACTCTTATATAATGTGAAGAAAAACAAGTAAGatattttgccctttttttggATTGCACGATGAAGAAATTAATTTCCCCAGTTATAAGAAAGTGGAGGCTGTTTCCTTCACGGGACCCCACAGCTCCATTTAGTACAGAAGAGATAACAGGTTTTGTGGATTGCAGTGTGAACAGACTTGTGATGTGAAAGGGCAAATGAGGTTAATATTTCTAGCTCTTTTTAGAATAAAGTTGAGCTTTGATGAAGCGTCCCAGAGTTCACCCACCTGTGAAATATGAGGTGCTGATGAGAGGATGAAGGCTTCCACTGAAGAAGGGCAGCGGTAGGGACTTCATCTCAAGACTCTGGACTGAAACAGAAGGATGGAGTCACTtccacatacacacaaaacTTCTGGAAACACTAATGGCATGTGATAATTAATTTTTAGCATCGTTGCAATAATTTAACAGTTCAATAACTTTTAAACCAAGATTTGAAGATGTAATGAAGCATAATGCCTGATGATTAAATAAAAGCGTTGTGATCATATTGGTGTCAGATGTTATTAAAATTCCCATTAGAGAGTGGGTCCATCTACACTCAACAGTAATTATCCAAAAGATTcatagagaaaaaaacaaattaatattCACACCTCTCTGATTTCAATCTTTTACACTCAAACTCACTTTTTAACTTGTTATAAATAGTTTACAGTGTAGCACAATCTAGAGCTCAGTCACATAAGGGTCCAATAATCATATATAACAGCATCTCTGACACttgtataatatataatatataataatataataatgttgATAACAGGTTTTTGGCTGTAATGATGAAACTCACCGCTCCCTGTTGACGGTGCCAGGATCGCCCTGACGCCGAACTTGAGGTATCCGGAGTCGGCGCAGGCGGAGTGCGGGGAGCCGGCGCCCCGGTGCGGCTGCGCGGAGCTCCGGAGCGGCGGCCGCTCCGCGCCGGGACCCGACGCCCGGGGAGAGGAGCCCGGGACCGGGCTCAGCTGGCCGATGTCACCGCCGGGACACCCGGCGGGAGCGAAAGCCCGGTGGATGTAGCCGACGGGCTGGCTCAGGCGGAGCAGATCCTCCACCAGGAAGCCGGAGGGCAGAGAGCGGGTGAGCGGCGAGGGCAGAGCCGAGGGAGGGCGCAGGAAGCCCGGGCAGAGAGGCGGCGGCAGCGCGCTGCAGGGGAACATCATGCTGCTCCGATCTGGAGGCAGGAACATGCACAAGAACCAAAACTCCAGACAACTTCTCCAAACTCTGCACTGCTGCTTTCACACCTTTTATACGAGGGAGTCACCGACCCACGAACACGCGCACATGCGCATGCACGCCTCCAAGTTCTTGcagcaactttttgcatgaagTTAAAACCCGAGGAGCGTTTCTGGGATGAACAAGTGACTGGAATATCTGGGACTGGGAGCCTCAGACTGTCTgtcagttgtttgtttgtttctcatTGTGTCAGCAATTTCTCTGCTCGGCAGCATGATCCAGGAGGAGTTTTTCTTGTCTTAGATTGGATCCTCTAAAAACACAGTAAGGTGATCACTCAAGAAACAGCCTTCATTCAAGAATGtgtgacatttatttatttaaacttcTGAAATAATCACAATTAAACCTACATGTTATTACtttgaaacaaaaacaattccttAATCTACATTTACCGCCAccaaatttaaattaattttgcagATGAGATGTTTACCTACATCTTTCTAGATTTGAGTCTGATCTTTCTACCACAAGTGTGATAGAAGCCATGCACTTCAGCATATGTTGCAGTCAGTCTTCAAATCAGTTTCCATCCAGTGTATCCatttttttaactaaattaCAGATGATATTGTGCTGAAATCCCAATCTACAGCTGTATCTGTGAGTAGTTGATGTCTGAAAATGTTTCCTTATTTTTGCTGGACTAAATGTTAGATTTCAGTTCAGCTAATTTACAACaataaattattgaaataacgGACACTATATCTATAATTTAAGGGGGTAAAGGCATCTAattctgcaaataaaataaattaaatgcacatatggacaaaaatgaaagaaaaatccatgatggtcactgaaataacttgaaaccgATAAAGTAATGATAGATAATAATGAAAATTAGATTGTATGTTCCTTTCAGGGTTTGCTGTAGCGAATCATTCCTCTCCATCTAACCTCCTGCATCCTCTTCTGTCACACCAACTAAATTAATGTCCTCTGTCCTCCCCGTAAAACTtccaattcaaaatttgaatacttGCATTTGAAGTTTAAAACGGCCTTGCTCAGCGATGTTTGCATGACCTATAGTACAGTACCTTATGTTCTTatagagctctctgttctccaagtgcaggtttactcgtagttcctagagtatctaaaagtagatttggaggacgggtcttctgctatcaggaaccgttactat includes the following:
- the LOC133444404 gene encoding homeobox protein DBX1-B-like; its protein translation is MFLPPDRSSMMFPCSALPPPLCPGFLRPPSALPSPLTRSLPSGFLVEDLLRLSQPVGYIHRAFAPAGCPGGDIGQLSPVPGSSPRASGPGAERPPLRSSAQPHRGAGSPHSACADSGYLKFGVRAILAPSTGSVQSLEMKSLPLPFFSGSLHPLISTSYFTASSSSVVPVPGTFSWPLAPRGKPRRGMLRRAVFSDLQRKALEKTFQKQKYISKPDRKKLASKLGLKDSQVKIWFQNRRMKWRNSKERELLSAGGCRQQTLPTKTNPHPDLTDVGSTFCHQLSRTAADSQQSHLQQQQQDQQHQHHNPSSPSESSKQSELSESDSEEITVS